Proteins co-encoded in one Rhodopirellula bahusiensis genomic window:
- a CDS encoding heavy-metal-associated domain-containing protein: MYRTSLCLALTFAAALCMTAQSRVANAADAVGASTTKTTITLKVLTCESCAKKVAAKLSEVRGVGGIKTDVKSKTAIVVPIGGATLSPRQLWEAIEKAGKEPVKLEGPSGTFTSKPKQ, encoded by the coding sequence ATGTACCGTACCTCCCTTTGCCTTGCCCTGACGTTCGCCGCTGCCCTTTGCATGACGGCCCAAAGCCGCGTTGCCAATGCCGCCGATGCGGTCGGCGCTTCGACGACCAAAACCACCATCACCTTAAAAGTTCTCACCTGTGAGAGCTGTGCCAAAAAGGTGGCGGCCAAGTTGTCGGAAGTTCGTGGCGTCGGCGGCATCAAAACGGACGTCAAGTCCAAGACTGCGATCGTTGTCCCCATCGGTGGCGCCACCCTATCGCCGCGGCAGTTGTGGGAAGCGATTGAGAAAGCTGGTAAGGAGCCCGTAAAGCTTGAAGGGCCGAGCGGAACGTTCACGTCCAAACCGAAGCAATAG